One Candidatus Paceibacterota bacterium genomic window carries:
- a CDS encoding Hsp20 family protein encodes MENRKRSFFERLTGSVNNEEEEITYRKNYSLKNIKENNGDKRNSNWIEEENEEAELSVDVYQTPTDIVVQTMIAGVKPEDLELSIARDIITISGKREENRNIDDENYFTKELYWGKFSRTISLPLEVEPEEVEATERHGLVTIKIKKVDKEKKNTVKVKSI; translated from the coding sequence ATGGAAAATAGAAAAAGAAGTTTTTTTGAAAGATTAACTGGAAGCGTAAATAATGAAGAGGAAGAAATAACCTACAGAAAGAATTATTCGTTGAAAAACATAAAAGAAAACAACGGAGACAAAAGAAACAGCAATTGGATTGAAGAAGAAAACGAAGAGGCGGAATTGTCAGTCGACGTTTATCAAACGCCGACTGATATCGTTGTGCAAACAATGATAGCCGGAGTTAAGCCGGAAGATCTAGAATTATCAATTGCGCGAGATATTATCACCATTTCCGGTAAGCGTGAAGAAAATAGAAATATCGACGATGAAAATTATTTCACCAAAGAACTTTATTGGGGAAAGTTTTCCCGCACCATATCGCTTCCCCTAGAAGTGGAGCCAGAAGAAGTGGAAGCAACTGAGAGACATGGATTAGTCACCATTAAAATTAAAAAAGTAGACAAAGAAAAGAAAAATACCGTCAAAGTGAAATCAATCTAG
- a CDS encoding PrsW family glutamic-type intramembrane protease produces the protein MAILTIDPKTLLIAFFGGIIPSLLWLWFWLKEDEEHPEPKGLVTIIFIMGMIAVILVLPIQKFIQDNVGSYEGKLILWASVEEILKYLAVLIILCKTNNASKPIDWPIYIITAALGFAALENMLFLLKIFPASIGTTQSLSTGNLRFLGANLLHAISSGIVGISIGISFYAKKWEKNISLFVGFLIAIALHTAFNFFIIRNDGNDSLKVLTFLWVVTIIIMLLFEKVRRMSKNY, from the coding sequence ATGGCCATCTTAACAATCGATCCCAAAACTTTGCTGATAGCATTCTTTGGCGGGATCATCCCCTCTCTTTTATGGCTTTGGTTTTGGCTAAAAGAAGATGAAGAGCATCCTGAACCTAAAGGATTAGTCACCATAATATTTATTATGGGCATGATAGCGGTTATATTGGTTTTGCCTATTCAAAAATTTATCCAAGACAATGTGGGTTCATATGAAGGTAAACTTATATTGTGGGCAAGTGTAGAAGAAATTTTGAAATATTTGGCGGTATTGATAATCCTGTGTAAAACAAACAATGCTAGTAAGCCGATCGATTGGCCAATATATATCATTACCGCAGCTTTGGGCTTTGCCGCTCTTGAAAATATGTTATTTTTGCTCAAAATTTTCCCTGCATCGATCGGCACCACCCAGAGCCTGAGTACTGGCAACTTAAGATTTCTTGGAGCCAATCTGCTTCATGCCATCTCAAGCGGAATTGTGGGTATTTCCATAGGAATTTCCTTTTACGCAAAAAAATGGGAAAAAAATATTTCTCTTTTCGTTGGTTTTTTGATTGCTATTGCCTTGCATACCGCCTTTAATTTTTTTATAATAAGAAACGATGGAAATGATTCCTTGAAAGTTTTAACTTTTCTGTGGGTCGTCACAATTATAATAATGTTACTTTTTGAAAAAGTAAGAAGAATGAGCAAAAATTATTAA
- a CDS encoding DUF86 domain-containing protein: MKNNKVYIDQILDSIKKIELFVNGIDKENFLTNSLVQSGVIMQLTLIGEISKKISNDLKLKINLPWKEIAGFRDKAIHNYFDINLDVVWNTIIIDLPPLKEELIKQ; the protein is encoded by the coding sequence ATGAAGAATAATAAAGTTTACATAGATCAAATTCTTGATTCGATTAAAAAAATTGAGTTATTTGTAAATGGAATTGATAAAGAAAATTTTCTAACAAATTCTTTAGTTCAAAGTGGAGTGATTATGCAACTCACATTAATTGGAGAAATTTCAAAAAAAATTTCTAATGATTTAAAATTAAAAATAAATTTGCCATGGAAAGAAATAGCTGGATTTAGAGATAAAGCTATTCATAATTATTTTGATATTAATTTAGATGTGGTTTGGAATACAATTATTATTGATTTACCACCGTTAAAAGAAGAATTGATTAAGCAATAA
- a CDS encoding glutaredoxin domain-containing protein: protein MQNVTIYSTNTCHFCHIAKDFFTANGVVFTEYNVGTDQEKRKEMMEKSGQMGVPVIVIGNEIIVGFDQSRISKLLGL, encoded by the coding sequence ATGCAAAATGTAACAATTTATTCTACCAATACGTGTCATTTTTGCCACATAGCAAAAGATTTTTTTACGGCAAATGGAGTAGTTTTTACAGAATATAATGTAGGAACTGATCAAGAAAAAAGAAAGGAAATGATGGAAAAAAGCGGGCAAATGGGCGTGCCGGTTATTGTGATCGGGAATGAAATTATCGTGGGTTTTGATCAGTCAAGAATTTCCAAATTACTTGGACTTTAG
- the ppsA gene encoding phosphoenolpyruvate synthase, whose product MAEQEGQSFIKWFNEVNIDDVGIVGGKNAALGEMFSNLVPLGIKIPDGFALTADAYRHFFKDTGLDEKIKEILADLNTKDLRNLQKRGEKVRSAILKAKLPQDLNDVIKEYYIELGNKYGKDPDVAVRSSATAEDLPGASFAGQQETFLNVRGINNVLEATKKCIASLFTDRAISYRADKGFSHFDVALSVGIQCMVRSDLAASGVAFTIDTETGFDKAIVITSIYGLGEFIVQGKVIPDEYIIFKPALDNEKKYPIISKSIGKKNIKLVYSSNGTKEEKVSKDDQQKFCLTDEEVVKLAKWCYEIEKYFSKRHGHYQPMDIEWAKDGKTGELYIVQARPETVASAVDRKILKEYKLEKTSNVRLKGIAVGSKIGAGKVRVLDNAKDINAFKEGEVLVTEITDPDWEPIMKIASAIVTDEGGRTSHAAIVSRELGIPCIVGSNNATTLLKTGEEVTIDCSSGNVGNVYEGILPFKINEHHLDKIPQIETKIMMNIGSPDEAFKNYNLPAQGVGLGRLEFIIASHIGVHPNVLIDYDKLQKEKKTPEIQKVLNKIDELTPLYKDKKQYYVDNLALGIAKIGAAFYPNKVIIRFSDFKTNEYRTLLGGEMYEPHEENPMIGWRGASRYYDPKFKEAFGLECVAMKRVREDMGLTNVLPMIPFCRTPEEGKQVIEEMRVNGLDRAKDETLKVYVMCEIPSNILLADDYLEIFDGMSIGSNDLTQLTLGLDRDSGIVTHIANENNGAVKKLIAEIIHKCKEKGKYIGICGQAPSDYPDFAQFLVDEGIESMSLNPDTVIKIIMALGEKK is encoded by the coding sequence ATGGCAGAACAGGAAGGACAAAGTTTTATAAAATGGTTCAATGAAGTGAATATTGATGATGTCGGAATTGTGGGAGGAAAGAATGCAGCTTTGGGAGAAATGTTTTCTAATCTTGTACCGCTTGGTATAAAAATTCCTGACGGATTTGCTCTTACCGCGGATGCATATAGACATTTTTTTAAGGATACTGGGTTAGATGAAAAAATAAAAGAAATTTTAGCAGATCTTAATACTAAAGACCTTCGTAATCTTCAAAAGAGAGGAGAAAAAGTCCGCTCAGCTATTTTAAAAGCTAAGTTACCACAAGACCTAAATGATGTAATTAAAGAGTATTACATAGAATTAGGAAATAAATACGGCAAGGATCCAGATGTGGCTGTGCGTTCCTCTGCTACTGCGGAGGATCTTCCCGGGGCATCTTTTGCCGGTCAGCAAGAAACTTTTTTAAACGTGCGTGGTATAAACAATGTTTTAGAAGCGACAAAAAAATGTATTGCCTCTCTTTTTACTGATAGAGCTATATCCTATCGCGCTGACAAAGGATTTTCACATTTTGATGTAGCGCTTTCGGTGGGTATTCAGTGTATGGTACGTTCCGATCTCGCAGCTTCAGGCGTAGCTTTTACGATAGACACGGAAACAGGTTTTGATAAAGCAATAGTAATTACTAGTATTTATGGTCTGGGAGAATTTATAGTGCAAGGGAAAGTTATTCCTGATGAATATATAATTTTCAAACCTGCTCTTGATAATGAAAAAAAGTATCCTATTATTTCAAAAAGCATAGGCAAGAAAAATATTAAACTTGTCTATTCCTCTAATGGAACCAAGGAAGAAAAAGTTTCCAAAGATGATCAACAAAAATTCTGCCTTACAGATGAAGAAGTAGTTAAGCTTGCAAAATGGTGTTATGAGATAGAAAAATATTTTTCAAAAAGACATGGACATTATCAGCCTATGGATATTGAGTGGGCAAAAGATGGAAAAACAGGAGAGCTTTACATAGTTCAGGCTCGTCCAGAGACTGTCGCTTCAGCCGTAGATAGAAAAATCTTGAAAGAATACAAACTTGAGAAAACTAGCAATGTTAGATTGAAAGGTATAGCTGTAGGTTCTAAGATTGGTGCAGGCAAAGTGAGGGTTTTAGATAATGCAAAAGACATTAATGCTTTTAAAGAAGGCGAAGTTTTAGTTACAGAGATTACGGATCCAGATTGGGAGCCTATTATGAAGATAGCTAGCGCTATTGTGACAGACGAAGGCGGACGCACGTCTCATGCGGCCATAGTCTCACGAGAGCTTGGGATTCCTTGTATAGTAGGTTCTAATAATGCTACGACATTGTTAAAGACAGGGGAGGAAGTGACTATTGACTGTTCTTCTGGAAATGTCGGCAATGTTTATGAAGGAATTTTGCCATTCAAAATAAACGAACATCATTTAGACAAAATACCTCAAATAGAGACAAAGATCATGATGAACATTGGTTCTCCCGATGAAGCATTTAAGAATTACAATCTTCCTGCGCAGGGTGTTGGTCTCGGGAGATTAGAATTTATAATCGCTTCTCACATCGGGGTACACCCAAATGTTTTGATTGATTATGATAAATTACAAAAAGAAAAGAAAACTCCTGAAATTCAAAAAGTTTTAAATAAGATTGACGAGCTTACGCCTTTATATAAAGACAAAAAACAATACTACGTGGACAATCTCGCTTTGGGTATCGCCAAGATCGGCGCTGCTTTTTATCCAAATAAAGTTATTATTCGTTTTTCTGATTTTAAGACGAATGAATATCGCACCTTGCTTGGGGGAGAAATGTATGAACCCCATGAAGAGAACCCTATGATAGGTTGGCGCGGGGCATCTCGTTATTATGATCCAAAGTTTAAAGAAGCTTTTGGTCTTGAGTGTGTGGCTATGAAGCGGGTGCGGGAAGACATGGGTCTTACAAATGTTCTTCCTATGATTCCATTTTGCAGAACTCCAGAAGAAGGCAAACAAGTGATTGAAGAAATGAGAGTAAATGGTTTAGATCGAGCTAAAGATGAAACACTCAAAGTGTACGTCATGTGTGAAATTCCTTCAAATATTCTTTTGGCTGATGATTATCTGGAGATTTTTGATGGCATGTCGATTGGCTCAAACGACCTGACTCAGCTTACTCTTGGGCTCGATCGTGATTCTGGAATAGTCACTCACATTGCAAATGAAAATAATGGAGCAGTGAAGAAACTTATTGCTGAAATCATCCATAAATGCAAAGAAAAAGGAAAGTACATAGGCATTTGCGGTCAAGCGCCTTCAGACTATCCTGATTTTGCTCAATTTCTCGTAGATGAAGGCATAGAGAGCATGTCGCTCAATCCTGATACCGTGATTAAAATAATCATGGCGCTTGGAGAAAAGAAATAA
- the eno gene encoding phosphopyruvate hydratase (catalyzes the formation of phosphoenolpyruvate from 2-phospho-D-glycerate in glycolysis) has protein sequence METKITKITAEEIKDSRGNPTLKVKVFVGNVEDDFSDPSGASTGIHEAHELRDLDGRGVQNAIKEVDSVIAPALIGLNVLNQNEIDKRMLELDGTTNKDRLGGNSMIGVSIACAKVAAKVSGVEVYEHLRTLAEIKPSRKIPFLYMNLINGGKHAKDGLAFQEYHIVPDTENIKEAIEIGISVDNTLKEIILKDLGEESVIMGDEGGFAPQISDIRKPLFYLREAIKQNDLEGKVRLALDVASSSFYKNYFYKIDGRDVSKEELLGIYISLIKEFNLLSIEDPFNEEDFESFAKLKEQNDGLYVVGDDLTVTNVLLLKKAIENKSINAMIIKPNQIGTLSETLETMKLARENDIELIVSHRSGETEDSFIADLAYAFGCFGLKAGAPTKPERMVKYNRLIKISTNL, from the coding sequence ATGGAAACTAAAATTACAAAAATCACAGCAGAAGAAATAAAAGATTCGAGAGGGAATCCAACTCTAAAGGTTAAGGTGTTTGTCGGCAATGTTGAAGATGATTTTTCTGACCCGTCCGGAGCTTCAACAGGCATTCATGAAGCTCATGAATTGCGTGACCTGGATGGTAGGGGTGTACAGAATGCTATAAAAGAGGTAGACAGTGTAATTGCTCCAGCATTAATTGGATTGAACGTCTTAAATCAGAATGAAATAGATAAAAGGATGCTTGAATTGGACGGTACTACCAACAAAGACAGGCTGGGTGGAAATTCTATGATTGGGGTTTCCATTGCTTGCGCCAAAGTGGCAGCGAAAGTCTCTGGAGTAGAAGTTTATGAACACTTACGCACTCTAGCGGAAATCAAACCTTCTCGTAAAATACCATTTTTATATATGAATTTAATTAATGGTGGGAAACACGCGAAAGATGGGCTTGCTTTTCAGGAATATCATATTGTCCCTGATACAGAAAATATCAAGGAAGCCATAGAAATTGGAATAAGTGTAGATAACACATTAAAGGAAATAATCTTGAAGGATTTGGGAGAAGAATCTGTGATCATGGGGGATGAGGGAGGTTTTGCTCCGCAAATTTCAGACATCAGAAAACCACTTTTTTATTTGAGAGAAGCGATAAAACAAAATGATTTAGAGGGAAAAGTGAGACTGGCTTTAGACGTTGCTTCTTCTTCTTTTTATAAAAATTATTTTTATAAAATTGATGGCAGAGATGTATCAAAAGAAGAATTGCTGGGGATCTATATTTCTCTTATAAAAGAATTTAATTTACTTTCCATTGAAGATCCTTTTAATGAAGAAGATTTTGAAAGTTTTGCAAAATTAAAAGAACAAAATGATGGTCTTTATGTAGTGGGAGATGATTTAACGGTGACAAATGTTTTACTTCTTAAAAAAGCGATTGAAAATAAAAGCATCAATGCAATGATTATAAAACCAAATCAAATAGGTACGCTTTCTGAAACGCTAGAAACCATGAAATTAGCTCGAGAAAATGACATAGAGCTTATTGTAAGCCATCGAAGTGGAGAAACAGAGGATAGTTTTATCGCGGATCTGGCTTATGCATTTGGTTGTTTCGGATTGAAAGCCGGTGCCCCCACAAAACCAGAAAGAATGGTAAAATACAATAGATTGATTAAAATTTCAACAAATTTGTAA
- a CDS encoding NYN domain-containing protein yields MKEKENNVAYIDGANLHKGVENLDWDFDYGRFRIWLKEKYGVQQAYLFLGLIPKYKDLYTRLQEQGYTLVFKEVIFDGDGKAKGNCDADIVVHAMKSAYENRFEKAILVTSDGDYAPLVKFLKEKNKIGFILSPYETKKCSILLKRTGVKISYLTDQKNILKKDI; encoded by the coding sequence ATGAAAGAAAAAGAAAACAACGTTGCGTATATAGATGGGGCAAACTTACACAAAGGAGTGGAAAACCTAGATTGGGATTTTGACTACGGACGTTTTAGAATTTGGTTGAAAGAAAAATATGGTGTTCAACAGGCGTATTTATTTTTGGGATTAATTCCAAAGTATAAAGATCTTTATACAAGACTGCAGGAACAAGGTTACACTTTAGTTTTTAAAGAAGTAATTTTTGACGGTGATGGAAAAGCAAAAGGTAATTGCGACGCAGATATTGTTGTCCATGCTATGAAAAGTGCATATGAAAACAGATTTGAAAAGGCAATTTTAGTGACTAGCGATGGTGATTATGCTCCTTTAGTAAAATTTTTAAAAGAAAAAAATAAAATCGGATTTATTTTATCGCCATATGAAACAAAAAAATGTTCTATTTTATTAAAAAGAACCGGAGTGAAAATATCTTATCTTACTGATCAGAAGAATATTCTTAAAAAAGATATATAA
- a CDS encoding peptidoglycan-binding protein, with amino-acid sequence MNDARQFCHPELVSGSNAFAKIIKLFRFIFFFSIFLGSFFVLANEASAATYYVDATLGKDTYNGITTTINDGASEGPWKTLTKVNAALNAASIHAGDSVLFKAGETFFGYLYVKVTGTVGNILTFDSYGSGNKPIIDATGNNSGIDLRGINYVTFNNLDVRNATFQGYFFLNGNDHITINNGSISSSAKAIHLYNNTISNLTISNLNASNNTYGIYGFAGVTVNTLSISNSHFDDNTSEGFFTDGTANGSNFTITDTTMSRNGIGSDKNGFLLQGTGSTVILTRVTSANNGGDGFGVHNTWIGVIFDYCTADTNGTDGIGSDGDGFSFHETSSGIIRYSISKNNLKTAIAHVNSSAVEMYYDLFYHATNGTLPLVLLQNTGNHKLYNNIIYSGSQTGDAVSVEGTVDMQNNIIDGFNRGLIKTGGTISNDHDIIYGVLTSNYVGISAGAYSIIQDPKFFNSSIYNFSLLPTSPAIDSGTDVSLTTDYAGNSIYGTPDIGAYEYQPPYTMGTDAVNTSTSVRMYGDEKFRNKTATTTETTADLSITIPDSDKTKWLDIAVSTWDNSGTYHKTWTENTTSTITNTLHTIGDLEPNKYYNVSVDSVLGNNITGDNCSNGLCLSNAEGKISFTYTGSYSEHTFDVEEGDNTAPIRSAGLPSGSQPAGTTQVTMSLTTDENATCKYSTSADTAYASMTDTFTTTGTQSHSTTISGLSNGNTYNYYVRCTDGSNANSNDYPISFSITNPTAHSSGNSAQSRINNLLSMGNYTQAQQLANQYNISIPVITTPPTAPLLNQGGERSVNAYNFGLSVLKKGSKGEAVKELQKFLNQDLKLNLKIDGILGSKTTMAIKQYQKAHNLKVDGVVGEKTRGRMNGEK; translated from the coding sequence GTGAATGACGCTCGCCAATTTTGTCATCCTGAACTTGTTTCAGGATCTAATGCGTTTGCCAAAATAATAAAACTTTTCCGTTTCATTTTTTTCTTCTCGATATTTCTGGGAAGCTTTTTTGTTTTGGCAAACGAAGCAAGCGCGGCGACGTATTATGTGGATGCGACTCTTGGAAAGGATACATATAATGGTATAACCACAACTATAAATGATGGAGCAAGTGAAGGTCCATGGAAAACACTAACTAAAGTAAATGCCGCGCTGAATGCCGCTTCTATTCATGCTGGTGATAGTGTTTTATTTAAAGCAGGGGAGACTTTCTTTGGCTATTTGTATGTTAAGGTAACGGGAACGGTAGGAAATATATTAACATTTGATTCCTATGGAAGTGGAAATAAACCTATAATCGACGCTACTGGAAATAATAGCGGTATCGATCTTCGTGGAATAAATTATGTTACGTTTAATAATTTGGATGTTAGAAATGCAACATTCCAAGGATACTTTTTTCTCAATGGAAATGACCACATAACAATAAATAATGGAAGTATATCTTCTTCTGCAAAGGCTATCCATCTCTATAACAATACAATTTCAAATCTAACAATTTCAAATCTAAATGCCAGTAATAATACATATGGTATTTATGGATTTGCCGGGGTTACTGTTAACACATTGTCCATATCCAATAGCCATTTCGACGACAACACATCAGAAGGTTTTTTCACCGATGGCACTGCGAACGGGAGTAATTTTACGATAACAGATACCACCATGTCCCGTAATGGGATCGGATCTGATAAAAATGGATTTTTACTACAAGGGACCGGCAGTACAGTTATCCTTACCAGGGTAACATCAGCCAACAACGGAGGGGATGGATTTGGTGTCCATAACACTTGGATTGGTGTTATTTTTGATTATTGTACGGCGGATACTAACGGAACAGACGGGATAGGATCAGATGGAGACGGATTCAGTTTCCATGAGACTTCTTCTGGAATAATCAGGTATTCAATCAGCAAAAATAATTTAAAAACTGCGATTGCTCACGTTAATAGCTCCGCTGTTGAAATGTATTATGATCTTTTTTATCATGCAACCAATGGCACCTTGCCGCTTGTTTTATTACAAAATACTGGAAATCATAAATTATATAATAATATTATTTACAGTGGAAGTCAGACTGGTGATGCAGTAAGCGTTGAAGGGACCGTTGATATGCAAAACAATATAATAGATGGTTTCAATCGTGGCCTTATAAAAACTGGAGGAACAATATCCAATGACCATGATATTATTTATGGAGTATTAACTTCTAATTATGTTGGTATTTCTGCCGGTGCTTATTCAATTATACAGGATCCAAAATTTTTTAATTCCAGTATTTATAACTTTTCCCTTCTCCCCACTTCCCCCGCCATCGACTCTGGCACCGATGTCTCATTAACCACCGACTACGCCGGCAATTCCATCTACGGTACGCCCGACATCGGCGCTTATGAATACCAGCCGCCATATACCATGGGCACGGATGCAGTAAACACTTCCACCAGTGTCAGAATGTACGGAGACGAAAAGTTCAGAAACAAAACCGCCACCACCACGGAAACCACGGCTGATCTCTCAATTACCATTCCCGACTCGGATAAAACCAAGTGGCTGGACATAGCAGTTTCCACCTGGGACAACTCCGGAACTTATCACAAAACCTGGACGGAAAACACTACCAGCACCATTACCAACACCCTCCATACCATCGGAGACCTGGAACCCAACAAATACTACAATGTGTCCGTGGATTCCGTTCTGGGAAACAACATTACCGGCGATAACTGTTCAAACGGCCTCTGTCTTTCCAACGCGGAAGGTAAAATATCTTTTACCTATACTGGTTCATATTCCGAACACACCTTTGACGTGGAAGAAGGAGATAATACCGCCCCCATCCGTTCCGCCGGTTTGCCTTCCGGCAGTCAACCTGCTGGCACAACGCAAGTAACAATGTCTTTGACCACCGACGAAAACGCCACCTGCAAATACTCCACCTCTGCCGACACCGCTTACGCTTCCATGACCGATACCTTTACCACAACTGGCACCCAATCCCATTCCACCACCATTTCCGGTCTCTCCAACGGCAATACATACAATTACTATGTCCGCTGCACTGACGGCTCAAATGCTAACAGCAACGATTACCCTATTTCTTTTTCCATTACTAACCCTACCGCGCATTCTTCAGGCAACAGTGCTCAGAGTCGAATCAACAATCTGCTCTCCATGGGCAACTACACCCAAGCGCAACAATTGGCTAATCAATACAATATTTCAATTCCAGTAATTACCACCCCGCCTACAGCACCCCTCCTGAATCAAGGAGGGGAAAGAAGTGTTAATGCTTACAACTTTGGTCTCTCTGTTCTCAAAAAAGGAAGCAAGGGTGAGGCTGTGAAAGAATTGCAGAAGTTCTTAAACCAAGATCTGAAACTAAACTTGAAAATAGACGGCATCTTGGGATCAAAAACAACTATGGCTATCAAACAATACCAAAAAGCGCATAATCTAAAAGTGGATGGGGTAGTGGGGGAGAAGACGAGGGGGAGGATGAATGGGGAGAAATAG
- a CDS encoding DUF4147 domain-containing protein has protein sequence MTKHWIKNFDQLATTENRKNAMEIMEAGLDAINTQEVIRNKIKLENNILTINGESFDLTKFKNIKVVGFGKSSCEGALVLEEILGSRIKEGAVIGLCKANTVHIETFEGTHPKPSEVNVLAGKRIYEIVKDSTIDDLIIVLVSGGGSALLCYPETESAMGAKLYDAFLGSGKTIIEINTIRKHLSLLKGGGLAKLAYPATIVGLIFSDIPGDDFENVASGPTCKDETTVSDAKKIIKESNLGEFDLIETPKEDKYFEKVHNFVLVSNKIAVEAMAKKAEELNFKTNIVSTNLYDEEEKATQKIFSAKEENTVVLVAGEPEIVITKKGGKGGRNLHMGLEVIKNEMINKKNTKENYSDFVFISFASDGMDNSDVAGAVVDKNTLEKAEKLSLSIDDYLERFDSYNFFQKTGDMIITGPTGANVSDLMILLKKK, from the coding sequence ATGACTAAGCATTGGATAAAAAATTTTGATCAGTTAGCTACGACTGAAAACAGGAAGAATGCGATGGAAATCATGGAAGCTGGGCTCGACGCTATAAATACACAAGAAGTAATTCGAAATAAAATAAAACTTGAAAATAATATTTTAACTATAAACGGCGAGAGTTTTGACTTAACGAAATTTAAAAATATAAAAGTTGTCGGTTTTGGCAAGTCCTCTTGCGAGGGTGCTTTAGTATTAGAAGAAATTCTAGGTTCTAGAATTAAAGAAGGCGCAGTCATCGGGCTTTGCAAAGCGAACACTGTGCATATAGAAACTTTTGAAGGAACTCATCCCAAACCGAGCGAGGTAAATGTTTTAGCCGGAAAAAGAATATATGAAATAGTAAAAGACTCCACTATTGATGATTTAATCATCGTTTTGGTTTCTGGCGGAGGTTCGGCTCTTTTGTGCTATCCGGAGACCGAGAGCGCCATGGGAGCAAAACTTTATGATGCATTTTTAGGATCAGGCAAAACAATAATTGAAATAAATACGATCAGAAAGCATTTATCGCTTCTCAAAGGCGGAGGTTTGGCAAAATTAGCTTATCCTGCGACGATTGTCGGGCTTATTTTTTCGGATATTCCCGGGGATGATTTTGAAAATGTCGCTTCCGGTCCGACTTGTAAAGATGAAACGACTGTAAGCGATGCAAAGAAAATCATTAAAGAAAGTAATTTAGGGGAATTTGATCTGATTGAAACACCTAAAGAAGATAAATATTTTGAGAAAGTTCATAATTTCGTTTTGGTTTCAAATAAGATTGCCGTAGAAGCGATGGCGAAAAAAGCGGAGGAGCTTAATTTTAAAACAAATATTGTTTCGACTAATTTATACGACGAAGAAGAAAAAGCCACTCAAAAAATATTTTCTGCCAAAGAAGAAAACACAGTAGTGCTTGTTGCGGGTGAACCAGAGATTGTAATAACAAAAAAAGGAGGAAAGGGCGGGAGAAATTTGCATATGGGATTAGAAGTAATAAAAAATGAAATGATAAATAAAAAAAATACAAAAGAAAATTACAGTGATTTTGTTTTTATATCGTTTGCAAGTGACGGTATGGACAATAGCGATGTGGCTGGAGCGGTGGTGGACAAAAACACGCTAGAAAAAGCTGAGAAGCTTAGCTTATCAATTGATGATTATCTGGAAAGATTTGACTCTTATAATTTTTTCCAAAAGACTGGCGATATGATTATTACCGGTCCGACTGGGGCAAATGTTTCGGATCTGATGATTTTATTGAAAAAAAAATAA
- a CDS encoding nucleotidyltransferase domain-containing protein, producing MSIKDLQNKLSPIFKQYGVKHAAIFGSVSRGEDTPESDVDVLVKLGKPMGLVGFSGLVIKMEEILGRKVDLLAEGGVNKFLEPYILPDLKTIYEE from the coding sequence ATGAGTATTAAAGATTTACAAAATAAATTATCCCCAATATTTAAGCAATATGGTGTCAAACATGCTGCAATTTTTGGATCCGTGTCCAGGGGAGAAGATACCCCAGAAAGTGATGTTGACGTGCTTGTAAAATTAGGTAAGCCAATGGGTTTAGTGGGCTTTTCGGGATTAGTGATAAAGATGGAAGAAATACTAGGACGAAAAGTTGATCTATTAGCTGAAGGTGGTGTAAATAAATTTTTAGAACCTTACATTTTACCAGATCTAAAAACCATCTATGAAGAATAA